The DNA segment tgacaataCTCTCCAGCACCCATCATAACAGAAGAACTTCAGTCTTTGGTCTTGAGAAGAAGGTTGTAGGTTTGTTGGGGTTTTGTATGCTGGGCTCATGATTGAGAAGAAGTCTGGATTACCTAAGCTAATCGAGTATAATGTGCGATTTGGAGATCCAGAGTGCCAGGTTAGTCATTGATACTTGACTCATGATAAAGCATATACTCTAGGTATAGTCATAGCACATTAGCTGACCATTTGATCTATGTGAGGGACTGAACATGTTGCCATATGCTATTCTCTTGAGAACTTAATCTTACACATGAATTGTTATGAATTTGGTTTCTTTCTGTGTATGTTGGTGCCATCAAATGGTTATTAGGATTTTTGATCAGTTAAGAATTTGGTTTCATTTTGTATGTTGGAATATTGGAATAGAGAATGGGAATGGGAAGTCAATTCTGTTCCCATTCATCATGTGTTCGGATTGGTCTCTAGAATgggaatagaaataaaaaaattgattagtataaaaataaaatctcactCTCACTAGGATTTTGATTCCACTCTGCTACATAGGATTGTGATTTACCTTCATCACCATCCTAGTTCTGCTCCTATTCTCACATACCAAATGCACCCTACATGTCTTTTTCTCTTGGGATTGGGGTTGGTGGGTGGGTTGTTGCATACTCAGTCTAGATGCTTTGGAAATGCATTTGCATGACCTTGTGTAAATGACAACCAATGGAGAATTGAAGTATAGACCATTGGCATAATGTATgttgataaatgatgatgtaTGCATTGTGTTATTAGGTTGATGGcccatttattttcataatttgttGATAAACTCCTATTCTATAGCTCTGGTTATAGGCTCCATGAGTTGTGTCGGATTGAAGTTTATACTCAATTATGGCACACTGCAACATTTCATTCTAAATATACTTGAAAGCAAATATTAAAGATGTAGAGACATTCAACTTCTAACTCAtgatttatttcttaaatttttttactgaatagaaaaagtcaaatattttaactttttctgaatgctaaaaataactatagaccctctattttgtccttCTTGCACATGTCCTATTATGTGTTCATTTGGTACTTTACAACAGCTCCTTGGTagcccattgctactcatactacttacttttttttagtcaccttggagactttggttgagggattcatctaaccccattgtgactcttagcaaccctaatttagacttaagtttttccttcctttttatgATAGCTTTTAGGTGCACTTTTAAGACACATTAGGCCtacctaggtcacttagacacacTTGGCCTATTAAGTACCACCTTAGGTCcatctaggttcacttaggcTCATTTAAGTTACTTAGACTCATTTGGACACCCTTAGGCCCCTTAAGACTCATTAGGCCCatctaggtcacttaggcacatttggcccattagacatttttaatatgatttgaatgacttgcatggttgcatggcttgtGTGGcttagtttttattaatttatttatttttattattataatcacttgtttatttacattattataatcacttgtttatttttatttgttatcttcctttttagattattttttcttatttttttaattaacttatttatttattattgttttatcgttttctaatttatttaattatttatttattcattcaattatttaatttaataaatttcatgcttttgtaaggaaacttaccattggagtttaaggaatgTGAGACTCTACTTGGAAGATGTTTTAGgggagtttgaaattttgaggaTTGGTTTTGGTAAGGAAGATACGGAAGATgggagaaagaaggaaaaacaagagACCATTATTGGAGAAGGGATTCACATAGGCTACCACCAAAAAGTTTCCAAGGAGAtcaggggtttttttttttgtttttggtgagAAGAAGGCTTGTGCAGAAGGGAAACAAGAGGAAAAAGCTAAGGGATGAGCGTTCTCCAAGGCTGTCATTGACACACAGGTTATGTAATGAGCGGGTTTTTTTTAGCCACGTTGGAAAttctagtttgaaaagtcttctttTGAATGGTGGTTGaagagtaaaaaagaaaagtgtttgggGAACACATGTTAATTTTGGATTggtgaaatttgaattattttgttggTCAACTAAgcaagttgaaaattttgtgccACGTCAACCttatggtagaaaatttcttaggattttagaaattgaaaattttcagaaacgaaaatgaaaattgaattaattaaaattaattagaattaattaagtaaaaattaaactaaattgcttattaataaaattgagaaaaaataaattttgggttggtgcttaataaattaatttgtgtgttgtaaaaaaaatgaaaaatgaaatgaattggaaatgaaacaaagcaaatggaaataaaagaaaaagaaaattaattcaaatgggCTTTTGGGAGTGGGTCGTAACTGTGGATGGGTTAAAGGCCAAGAAAGGGGGTTGTGGTGGCTAGTGGCTAAATTaaagaataaggaaaaaaaaaaggaaaggagttAAAAAGTGACAGAAGGGGGAGAGAGCCTTGGTGACTGTGGGAGAAGTCATCCCACCGGAACTTTGGCCGGCCATTTGGACGGCCGAACGACGTATGTTTCTCCTGAAATTTTGAGGTGTTCTACTTGACGAGAAGAACGATTCTACAGTGGCCGATTGTGATTTTAACGGTCGGATTCTTAGATCAGTGGTAGGAgaacctaaccctaaaactttaattaaatgcatttttccTTAGAAAAAATTGTAAATCTTGTCATTGTGAGTTAAGTAGGTAATATTAGTGCTATAGGAATTTTTTTGGatgatttggaatttttttggaatttttgtaatttcgggaatttctttttggttgataaataattgttttaggttgttgaaaattattgaaattgttgaaaaattcCGAAATTGTggtaaaattccaaatttattaatatgtgaatttttgagaatttgttggacaattttcgaaaattttattgtggaaaatttattattttcaaatattagaaattattagaaTTGTTGGAAAATTCCGAAATTGTggtataatttcaaatttatttatatgcgaatttttgagaatttgttggaatattttcaaaaaattttattgtggaaaatttattattttcgaATATGGGAAATTATTAGAATTGttgaaaaattctgaaattgtggtataatttcaaatttattgatatgtgaatttttgagaatttgttggaATTGTTGGGAGATTTTGGGATTTGTGGCATGATTGTAATTCCAATGATATTGGTGATATATGAATGAGAGTAATTAACCTCATGGCATTCATTagcatcatggttgtgtgaaaaaatgataaaaagtgtaaaaagtgtatgaaatagaaacaaagaaagaaaaaaaaatgaaataatgatgAAAAGTAAAAGCCCATatgaggcgaattaagaagtGAGAGAGATCcttagggtgaaagacccaaaagtttacctcGGGAAGACTTCGAATGAGAAGTGTATTTGGGTAcggacgcgtatccttcggtgaaaaCCCGAAAATGACaatgcattgtatgactgtgtgtcacacgttcatatgcatttcatttaattgttgACTATTGTGGAATTGTGTATAATTATAGACATTAATGTATGTGGCTTGATCAATGTTGTTGAAATGCTTCTTTTGTGTTCTTTGAAACTTAGTAATCCCTATTATCTCTTGGGTattaggcaccctactgagcaatgtggaatgcTCACCCTTTCCTTTTTacatctttttagatgcagatatcactCCTGAGGATCCACATGTGGGGtagggaggacttcaggatgctcCTGGAGCGGCCTAGTAGAGCGTATTGTATTTATTGTGTTTGTAGTATTGGGACTTTTTTTAGTAAACTGTGAACTATGGATTCGTAATGAGACCCTAATTTGATTAAGTTGTTTAAttatgaacttttatttttggactCTAATGATAATTAATATATCTTGTTGCTTTTGAGAAGTGTTTGGGATATTATTAGTTGGTGAGAACTCTAGTGTGATGTatgtgtagaaaaaaaaatcagagtgttttggttgactgccagtgtggaataggaggaacccttagagtcaaacctttgacttggggtcatgggccaaattttgggtcacctggaatttgggtcgtgacaacGTGGTATCATAGCCAAGGTTGCAATAATACCTTGAGGTCGGTGTTTGTGAGTGTTTGTGTGTATTGTTATGTTTTGTTATGTTATGATTTTTTTGTATGTGTTAGCTAACGAGCTGattattaattgaattatttaattgttgatTCTTGATGTTTGAAAAACCTTGTTTGAGATTGTGTGAAAGTGAAAGTTTTGATAGTTGTTGAAGTTGCTAAATGGTTacatttgaatttgttttgcTCACCTTGGAAGTGTGGTTGAATTAGGGTTTGTTCAATTTGAAATGGCTGGAATGACTAAAAGAGGAAGATCTGAGAGAGATGAGGAGTTGGATTCGGTAAGAGAAGAACTCCGAGAAGTAAGAAGGGAGTTGAAAGAGACTACCCAGTTGATGAGAGGCTAGGGTTCCAGGAGGTCTAGAGGTACCCAGGGCCAAAAGGTTTCAGATCACTCGCATAAGAGGAGCCGCTCTAAGAGGCTAGTAATGAGCCAGATGGAGGCGATGAAGAGATTCATGGTGATGCAACCTCCATCTTTTAATGGAGAGCCCAATGCAGAAGCAGCTGAGCATTGGTTGAGGAGGATGAAAAGAACTCTGGTGGGGTTGTACATACCTAAGAAAATGAGGGTAAGTTTCGTGGCATACATGCTTGTTGACAAAGCTGATTTTTGGTGTGAATCAATGAAAAGAGTGTATGATACTAAGGTTATGACCTGGGAGGAATTTGAGAGAATCTTCCTAGGCAAGTATTTTGGAGAGGCAGCTAAGCATGCTAAGAGGATGGAGTTTGAGCACCTCATCCAAGGAACCATGTCGGTGCCAAAGTATGAGTCATGCTTTTGGGAGTTGTCCAGATTCGCCTTGGGGATGATTAGTGAGGAAGGAAAAAATGCTAGGAGGTTCCAGTAGGGGTTGAGGCCTGCTATTTAGAATAGATTAGTCCCACTGACAATAAGGGACTATTCTGAGTTGGTCAAGAGGGCTTTGTTAGTGGAGCAGGACATTGAGGAAACCAACTAAATTCGGGAGCAAAAGGGggatagaaaaatgaaacaaagaatGGGGGAAAGTTCCCAAAGGAGATCCCAGGGCTTGCAGTAGAGGCAGAGGAGTCAACAGTTTGAGGGGCATTCTTCGTTCTATGTAGGAGGTGAGTAGAGTGCTCAAAGGGTGGCTACTGCTAGAGTATGTTATGGTTGTGGAGCTGTAGACCACTTATGGAGGGCTTGCCCATTGCGGGGCACACAACAGACTCAACCTTAGTCTCAAGGAGGTTCCCACCAGTAGCCGGTAGTGCTTTTCCAGTCCTCTCTGTTTCAGTTGCCTTACTATTAGATGTCACATTTACCCCCAGTAGCGTAGGGAGCCAGGACAGCTACCATGAGTAGTCAGACCCATTCTTCTTAGGGGTCGAATGCTACAGATGGGAGGAAGCAGGCAGCAAGAAGAGTTTTTGTCTTGACTCCAACAGAGCCAGAGGAAGACGTCCTTTAGGTGGAAGGTATGATTTTGGTATATAGTACTTGGGTGCGTGTTTTGTTTGATATTGGTGCAACTCATTCTTTCATTTCTGCATCTTGTGCTAATGCATTGGGGTTAAAAACGGAAAGAGTAGAAAATTTGTTACTTATCGAGTCCCCTATGGGTACGAATTCTAGAGTTTATAGAATATGCAAGGGGTACGTTATTACCTTGGCGGATATAGCACTTAAGGTGGATTTGAGGGTTTTGGACATGACTGGGTATGATGTTATCTTAGGAATGGATTGGTTAACGGTGTATAGAGCGTTTATTGATTGTCATTGTCGCAGGATAATATTTTGTCTGCCAGATGGATTTGAGGTTTGCTTTGTTGGTGAGAAGTGTGTTGGTTTGCTTTTTTCGTAGTCCGATCTTTGCTATTAGTACGTGTTGAGGAATGGATCAATAAATTTCTTAGCTTGCCTTCGTAGTAAGGAGAAAGCCCAGAAGGACATTACAGAAATTCCAGTAGTGAGAAAGTTCCAAGATGTATTCCTAGATGAGTTACTAGGTTTACCACCACAtagagagtttgatttctctattgaAGTCTACCCAGGAACAGATCCTATTTCAGTATCCCCCTATAGGATGGCTCTTCTTGAGTTGAAGGAGTTGAAAAACTCAGTTGGAGGAATTGCTAAGGGTTTTATTCGTCTGAGTACATCGCCATGGAGAGCCCTAGTGTTGTTTTTGAAGAAGAAGGACGATACCTTGAGAttgtgtattgactataggaagttgaatataatTACTGTGAAGAATAAGTATCCTCTTCCAATGATAAATGACTTGTTTGATCAGTTGAAGGGTGCAAAGTATTTTAGCAAGATTGACTTGAGAACTGGGTATCATCAATTGAGGGTTAGGGAAGAAGATGTTCTTAAAACTGTTTTTAGAACgagatatgggcattatgaattcttagtcatgccttttgggttaATTAATGCCCCCGCTGCTTTCATGGATTTaatgaacataatattttatgcTTACTTGGATCATTTTGTGATTgtctttgtggatgacatttTGATTTACTCAAGGAGTTTTGAAGAGCATAAGCAGCATTTGGTGACCACCCTTAGAACTTTAAGAAGACATCAGTTGTATGGGAAgttggacaaaagtgagttttggcTTACTAAAGTGAATTTCTTAGGCCATGTGGTTTATGAGGCAGGAATAGTAATGGACCATTCCAAGGTGGAAGCTGTGCAGGAATGGCAAAGGCCTACTAATGTATTTGAGGTTAGAAGTTTCTTGGGGTTGGCTGGATATTATAGGAGGTTTGTGGAAGACTTCTTTAGGATTGCAACACCAATGACTCAATTGACTAGAAAATGAGTGAAGTTTGAATGGAAGGAGGAGTGTGAGAATGCTTTCCAGGAGTTGAAGCGGAAATTGACCACTGCCCGAGTGTTGACTACTCCTATTAGTGGAGAGTTGTTTACGGTTATTGTGATGCTTCTACAGTGGGGCTAGGGTGTATGCTAATGCAGCAAGGCAA comes from the Vitis vinifera cultivar Pinot Noir 40024 chromosome 12, ASM3070453v1 genome and includes:
- the LOC104877873 gene encoding uncharacterized protein LOC104877873, with the protein product MSQMEAMKRFMVMQPPSFNGEPNAEAAEHWLRRMKRTLVGLYIPKKMRVSFVAYMLVDKADFWCESMKRVYDTKVMTWEEFERIFLGKYFGEAAKHAKRMEFEHLIQGTMSVPKYESCFWELSRFALGMISEEGKNARRFQ